The proteins below are encoded in one region of Oncorhynchus nerka isolate Pitt River linkage group LG15, Oner_Uvic_2.0, whole genome shotgun sequence:
- the LOC115122853 gene encoding uncharacterized protein LOC115122853 isoform X2, which produces MDEDSEDPSSPSSSCSTEPQPTVFPGPDRNHGDQEDSNHGDQKDTPQGQERVTVSLDINSETPTFNIVVKEEEEDWELDNTGESPSHHSAAGERPSTSGEPESDSVSLSVLSHLHRRVPAITLQSGRDPLHQENLSLTQSH; this is translated from the exons ATGGACGAG GACTCTGAAGACCCGTCCAGCCCGTCTTCATCCTGCTCTACTgaaccccaacccactgtgttCCCGGGTCCTGACCGGAACCATGGCGACCAGGAGGACAGTAACCATGGTGATCAGAAAGACACACCGCAGGGTCAGGAGAGGGTTACTGTGAGTCTGGACATCAACAGTGAAACACCAACATTTAATATCGTagtcaaagaagaagaagaagactggGAACTAGATAATACAG GAGAGAGTCCTAGCCATCACTCTGCAGCCGGGGAGAGACCCTCTACATCAGGAGAACCTGAGTCTGACTCAGTCTCACTATCTGTCCTGTCTCATCTCCACAGGAGAGTCCCAGCCATCACTCTGCAGTCGGGGAGAGACCCTCTACATCAGGAGAACCTGAGTCTGACTCAGTCTCACTGA
- the LOC115122853 gene encoding zinc finger protein 182-like isoform X1 codes for MKRRTRQKKTHPCPDCGKYCQTLSALQIHMRTHTGEKPYACFVCKKTFIIRQALKTHQRTHTGEKPYTCSECGKGFAHQCSLRYHQKRNSEQIKTDPNEKMTCCCGQEFSSKCVLEVHLKTDTGAKPYTCCVCGKRFNKESLKEHQRSHTGEMPYSCSFCGKGYYHKPAWKAHERTHTEEKPLCSVCGRTCSSKYTLKVHERTHTGEMPFLCSECGKGFISKGLLMTHERFNCSGGEERRQPKRFHKCPDCGKEFTQANKLERHVRTHTGERPYQCSVCGMRFNQKGNLKTHFKVHTGRDPSLLPDMDMRTTSSEAAKQPPDNRHNVGKPQQFQNQIGEGTHNLPAPQTHNIPTPQTHNLPAPQTHNLPTPQTHNLPTPQTHNFPAPQTHNLPAPQTHNHPAPQTHNHPAPQIHNHPAPQTHNHPAPQTHNHPAPQTYNHPAPQTHNHPAPQTHNLPAPQTHNLPAPQTHNLPAPQTHNHPAPQTHNHPAPQTHNLPAPQTHNLPAPQTHNHPAPQTHNHPAPQTHNHPAPQTHHLPAAQREGSHHHLPAAQREGSHHHLPAAQREGSHHISAPQKPTMSPRGEKHYLCPECGKTYTREYDLRVHLRTHTGERPYQCYDCGKAYVRKNNLQQHRRSHAPKPMGPTRHLGRPPRVGSSSGRSNQSPRVGRAKQKMHTSM; via the exons ATGAAACGCAGAACGAGACAGAAAAAGACCCACCCATGCCCAGATTGTGGGAAATACTGCCAGACATTATCAGCGCTACAAATACACATGAGAacccacacaggagagaagccttacgctTGCTTTGTGTGTAAGAAAACGTTCATTATTAGACAAGCTTTGAAAACACACCagcgaacacacacaggagagaagccttataccTGTTCTGAGTGTGGGAAGGGCTTCGCTCATCAATGTAGTTTGAGATACCATCAAAAGAGGAATTCTGAACAGATTAAAACAGACCCGAATGAGAAGATGACCTGCTGCTGTGGACAAGAGTTCTCCTCAAAGTGTGTTCTGGAGGTTCACTTGAAGACAGACACGGGAGCCAAGCCTTacacctgctgtgtgtgtggcaAGAGGTTCAATAAAGAATCATTAAAAGAACACCAGCGATCCCACACAGGAGAGATGCCTTACTCTTGCTCTTTCTGTGGCAAGGGTTACTATCACAAACCGGCTTGGAAAGCCCACGAGCGAACGCACACCGAGGAGAAGCCCCTGTGCTCCGTGTGCGGACGGACCTGCTCTAGTAAGTATACGTTAAAAGTCCACGagcgaacacacacaggagagatgcCTTTCCTCTGCTCGGAGTGTGGCAAGGGCTTCATCAGTAAAGGACTCCTGATGACCCACGAGCGATTCAACTGTTCCGGGGGAGAAGAACGACGGCAACCAAAGAGGTTTCACAAGTGTCCGGACTGTGGGAAGGAGTTCACACAAGCAAACAAACTGGAGAGACacgtgagaacacacacaggagagaggcctTACCAGTGCTCTGTGTGTGGGATGAGGTTCAACCAGAAAGGGAATCTCAAAACGCATTTTAAAGTGCACACGG GCAGGGATCCCAGTTTGCTGCCTGACATGGACATGAGGACGACTTCTTCAGAAGCTGCGAAACAGCCTCCGGATAACAGACATAATGTTGGGAAACCACAACAATTCCAGAATCAGATTGGCGAGGGAACCCACAACCTACCGGCACCACAAACCCACAACATACCGACACCACAAACCCACAACCTACCGGCACCACAAACCCACAACCTACCGACACCACAAACCCACAACCTACCGACACCACAAACCCACAACTTTCCTGCACCACAAACCCACAACCTACCGGCACCACAAACCCACAACCATCCGGCACCACAAACCCACAACCATCCGGCACCACAAATCCACAACCATCCGGCACCACAAACCCACAACCATCCGGCACCACAAACCCACAACCATCCGGCACCACAAACCTACAACCATCCGGCACCACAAACCCACAACCATCCGGCACCACAAACCCACAACCTACCGGCACCACAAACCCACAACCTACCGGCACCACAAACCCACAACCTACCGGCACCACAAACCCACAACCATCCTGCACCACAAACCCACAACCATCCGGCACCACAAACCCACAACCTTCCGGCACCACAAACCCACAACCTTCCGGCACCACAAACCCACAACCATCCGGCACCACAAACCCACAACCATCCGGCACCACAAACCCACAACCATCCGGCACCACAAACCCACCACCTCCCGGCAGCGCAGAGGGAGGGAAGCCACCACCACCTCCCGGCAGCGCAGAGGGAGGGAAGCCACCACCACCTCCCGGCAGCGCAGAGGGAGGGAAGCCACCACATCTCGGCACCACAGAAACCCACCATGTCCCCCAGGGGAGAAAAACACTATCTCTGCCCTGAATGTGGCAAGACTTACACCCGGGAATACGACCTCCGAGTCCACCTCAGaacgcacacaggagagagaccgtACCAGTGTTATGACTGCGGGAAGGCCTACGTCCGGAAAAACAATCTCCAACAACACCGGCGGTCACATGCTCCCAAGCCCATGGGACCGACCCGCCATTTAGGAAGACCACCCAGGGTGGGCTCTAGTAGTGGAAGGTCCAACCAATCACCCAGGGTAGGAAGAGCTAAGCAAAAAATGCATACATCAATGTAA
- the LOC115117969 gene encoding oocyte zinc finger protein XlCOF6-like isoform X2, whose translation MEEDSEDPSSPSSSCSTEPQPTVSPGPDRNQEDSNHGDQKDTPQCQERFTVSLDINSETPTFNIVVKEEEDWELDNTGESPSHHSAAGESPSISVSGEPEQHQMKRRTRQKKTHPCPDCGKHCQTLSALQIHMRTHTGEKPYTCSECGKGFTHQCSLRCHHQKKHSEQIKTDPDDKIGCCCGQEFSSKNVLEVHLKTNTGDKPYTCCVCKKTFTHKALLKVHQRSHTGEKPFSCSLCEKSFTQKGNLTTHEKSHAGEKHPCSVCGKSFTQKGYLKIHQRLHCSEGELSSSVSRALEHRQRRAKATHRCPDCGKEFPQTYYLDRHMRTHTGERPYQCSVCGMSFTQKGNLKTHQKVHTGDYPSSSWSTGEGSPCTSGEAEQHQENHADVTSHGCLVCGEEHSNLPELHKHMRSHSGEKRLVCPVCGKTYPREFDLKVHLRTHTGEKPHECIECGKSFVRKQGLRQHQRTHEAKPIGPTRQLGRPKHLTRAQMSKKVPKMESDTEMQDCQVL comes from the exons ATGGAAGAG GACTCTGAAGACCCGTCCAGCCCGTCTTCATCCTGCTCCACTGAACCCCAACCCACGGTGTCCCCGGGTCCTGACAGGAACCAGGAGGACAGTAACCATGGTGATCAGAAAGACACACCGCAGTGTCAGGAGAGGTTTACTGTGAGTCTGGACATCAACAGTGAAACACCAACATTTAATATCGTAGtcaaagaagaagaagactgGGAACTAGATAACACAG GAGAGAGTCCCAGCCATCACTCTGCAGCCGGGGAGAGTCCCTCTATATCAGTATCAGGAGAACCTGAACAACACCAGATGAAACGCAGAACGAGGCAGAAAAAGACCCACCCATGCCCAGATTGTGGGAAACACTGCCAGACATTATCGGCACTACAAATACACATGAGAacccacacaggagagaagccttataccTGCTCTGAGTGTGGGAAGGGCTTCACTCATCAATGTAGTTTGAGATGCCACCACCAGAAGAAACATTCTGAACAGATTAAAACTGACCCGGATGACAAGATTGGCTGCTGTTGTGGACAAGAGTTCTCTTCCAAGAATGTTCTGGAGGTTCACTTGAAGACAAACACTGGAGACAAGCCTTACACCTGCTGTGTGTGTAAGAAGACCTTTACTCATAAAGCATTACTGAAAGTACACCAGCGAtcccacacaggagagaagcctttttCTTGCTCTCTGTGTGAGAAGAGTTTTACTCAAAAAGGAAATTTGACAACACACGAGAAGTCGCACGCCGGAGAGAAACATCCTTGCTCAGTCTGTGGAAAGAGTTTCACTCAGAAAGGCTATCTGAAGATTCATCAGCGGCTTCACTGTTCCGAAGGGGAGTTGAGTTCCTCTGTATCAAGAGCACTTGAACACCGACAGAGGAGAGCCAAGGCGACTCACAGATGCCCAGACTGTGGGAAGGAGTTCCCTCAAACATATTACCTGGACAGACAcatgagaacacacacaggagagaggcctTACCAGTGCTCTGTGTGTGGGATGAGTTTCACGCAGAAAGGAAATTTAAAAACGCATCAGAAAGTGCACACTG GAGATTATCCCTCCAGCTCCTGGTCCACTGGTGAGGGGAGTCCCTGTACATCGGGAGAAGCTGAACAACACCAGGAGAACCACGCGGACGTCACATCTCACGGCTGCCTCGTGTGCGGCGAGGAACACTCTAACCTCCCGGAACTACACAAACACATGAGATCTCACTCGGGAGAAAAGCGCCTCGTCTGCCCTGTGTGTGGCAAGACTTACCCCAGAGAATTTGACCTCAAAGTccacctcagaacacacacaggagagaaaccccaCGAGTGCATCGAATGCGGCAAGAGCTTTGTTCGCAAACAAGGACTCCGGCAGCACCAGCGGACACATGAGGCCAAGCCCATCGGACCGACCCGCCAGCTAGGCAGGCCAAAGCACTTAACCAGGGCTCAAATGTCCAAGAAAGTGCCTAAGATGGAGAGTGATACGGAGATGCAGGACTGCCAAGTACTATGA
- the LOC115117969 gene encoding oocyte zinc finger protein XlCOF6-like isoform X1, whose translation MMRLCFLDSEDPSSPSSSCSTEPQPTVSPGPDRNQEDSNHGDQKDTPQCQERFTVSLDINSETPTFNIVVKEEEDWELDNTGESPSHHSAAGESPSISVSGEPEQHQMKRRTRQKKTHPCPDCGKHCQTLSALQIHMRTHTGEKPYTCSECGKGFTHQCSLRCHHQKKHSEQIKTDPDDKIGCCCGQEFSSKNVLEVHLKTNTGDKPYTCCVCKKTFTHKALLKVHQRSHTGEKPFSCSLCEKSFTQKGNLTTHEKSHAGEKHPCSVCGKSFTQKGYLKIHQRLHCSEGELSSSVSRALEHRQRRAKATHRCPDCGKEFPQTYYLDRHMRTHTGERPYQCSVCGMSFTQKGNLKTHQKVHTGDYPSSSWSTGEGSPCTSGEAEQHQENHADVTSHGCLVCGEEHSNLPELHKHMRSHSGEKRLVCPVCGKTYPREFDLKVHLRTHTGEKPHECIECGKSFVRKQGLRQHQRTHEAKPIGPTRQLGRPKHLTRAQMSKKVPKMESDTEMQDCQVL comes from the exons ATGATGCGACTTTGTTTTCTA GACTCTGAAGACCCGTCCAGCCCGTCTTCATCCTGCTCCACTGAACCCCAACCCACGGTGTCCCCGGGTCCTGACAGGAACCAGGAGGACAGTAACCATGGTGATCAGAAAGACACACCGCAGTGTCAGGAGAGGTTTACTGTGAGTCTGGACATCAACAGTGAAACACCAACATTTAATATCGTAGtcaaagaagaagaagactgGGAACTAGATAACACAG GAGAGAGTCCCAGCCATCACTCTGCAGCCGGGGAGAGTCCCTCTATATCAGTATCAGGAGAACCTGAACAACACCAGATGAAACGCAGAACGAGGCAGAAAAAGACCCACCCATGCCCAGATTGTGGGAAACACTGCCAGACATTATCGGCACTACAAATACACATGAGAacccacacaggagagaagccttataccTGCTCTGAGTGTGGGAAGGGCTTCACTCATCAATGTAGTTTGAGATGCCACCACCAGAAGAAACATTCTGAACAGATTAAAACTGACCCGGATGACAAGATTGGCTGCTGTTGTGGACAAGAGTTCTCTTCCAAGAATGTTCTGGAGGTTCACTTGAAGACAAACACTGGAGACAAGCCTTACACCTGCTGTGTGTGTAAGAAGACCTTTACTCATAAAGCATTACTGAAAGTACACCAGCGAtcccacacaggagagaagcctttttCTTGCTCTCTGTGTGAGAAGAGTTTTACTCAAAAAGGAAATTTGACAACACACGAGAAGTCGCACGCCGGAGAGAAACATCCTTGCTCAGTCTGTGGAAAGAGTTTCACTCAGAAAGGCTATCTGAAGATTCATCAGCGGCTTCACTGTTCCGAAGGGGAGTTGAGTTCCTCTGTATCAAGAGCACTTGAACACCGACAGAGGAGAGCCAAGGCGACTCACAGATGCCCAGACTGTGGGAAGGAGTTCCCTCAAACATATTACCTGGACAGACAcatgagaacacacacaggagagaggcctTACCAGTGCTCTGTGTGTGGGATGAGTTTCACGCAGAAAGGAAATTTAAAAACGCATCAGAAAGTGCACACTG GAGATTATCCCTCCAGCTCCTGGTCCACTGGTGAGGGGAGTCCCTGTACATCGGGAGAAGCTGAACAACACCAGGAGAACCACGCGGACGTCACATCTCACGGCTGCCTCGTGTGCGGCGAGGAACACTCTAACCTCCCGGAACTACACAAACACATGAGATCTCACTCGGGAGAAAAGCGCCTCGTCTGCCCTGTGTGTGGCAAGACTTACCCCAGAGAATTTGACCTCAAAGTccacctcagaacacacacaggagagaaaccccaCGAGTGCATCGAATGCGGCAAGAGCTTTGTTCGCAAACAAGGACTCCGGCAGCACCAGCGGACACATGAGGCCAAGCCCATCGGACCGACCCGCCAGCTAGGCAGGCCAAAGCACTTAACCAGGGCTCAAATGTCCAAGAAAGTGCCTAAGATGGAGAGTGATACGGAGATGCAGGACTGCCAAGTACTATGA